The following are encoded together in the Primulina tabacum isolate GXHZ01 chromosome 18, ASM2559414v2, whole genome shotgun sequence genome:
- the LOC142532247 gene encoding uncharacterized protein LOC142532247, protein MVRETVQELYGAALRQIGRSEFHKPYPDCIDVNKPYPRGYRVHDFSLFSGEDGQSSMEHIARFTIQCGELANLENFNNLKLRRFPNFSNRNCIFLVCFSPQKFNEPEVCIADLSRVTQKKGESMESFIDKFKNMKNRCKVFLPEIEFVKMAQKGLDFELRKKFQGMEFKDSFELAAKEVEDVILTEIRSAGSCTVPMLKKKPSEPEKKNSPQLPKDMHYTFDMSKIDEVFDFLVKEKFITFPPDHRVPPKEELKGREYCNHHNSYNHATKSCWAFKNILQYRINKGILKFPDKQESMAVDDDLFPPIASINVNVTDLRDLLN, encoded by the exons ATGGTGAGAGAAACTGTTCAAGAGCTATATGGGGCGGCCTTGAGGCAGATAGGCCGCTCGGAGTTCCACAAACCATATCCAGACTGCATAGACGTGAATAAACCATATCCAAGGGGTTATAGAGTTCATGATTTTAGCTTATTCTCCGGGGAGGATGGCCAGTCCAGCATGGAACATATAGCCAGATTCACCATCCAGTGCGGGGAACTAGCCAACTTGGAGAACTTCAACAATTTAAAGTTGCGTCGATTCCCGAATTTCTCTAACAGGAACTGCATTTTCTTGGTATGCTTCTCTCCTCAGAAATTCAATG AGCCAGAAGTGTGTATTGCCGATTTATCCAGGGTCACCCAAAAGAAAGGAGAATCTATGGAGTCTTTTATCGACAAGTTCAAAAATATGAAGAATAGGTGTAAAGTGTTTCTACCTGAAATCGAGTTCGTGAAGATGGCACAAAAGGGGCTGGATTTTGAATTAAGGAAGAAATTTCAAGGTATGGAGTTCAAGGATTCCTTTGAGCTGGCTGCCAAG GAGGTGGAAGATGTGATATTGACAGAAATTCGATCAGCTGGTTCTTGTACAGTTCCCATGCTAAAAAAGAAACCATCAGAACCTGAGAAGAAGAATAGCCCCCAACTCCCCAAGGATATGCACTACACGTTTGACATGTCAAAAATCGATGAAGTTTTTGATTTCCTCGTAAAAGAAAAATTCATCACTTTTCCACCGGATCACAGGGTGCCGCCTAAGGAGGAGTTGAAAGGTCGAGAATATTGTAACCACCACAACTCTTACAATCACGCTACTAAATCTTGTTGGGCTTTCAAGAACATTTTGCAGTACAGAATTAACAAGGGAATCTTGAAGTTCCCTGACAAACAAGAATCCATGGCAGTGGATGATGATCTTTTTCCCCCAATAGCTTCTATTAATGTGAATGTGACAGATTTGAGAGATCTTCTCAATTAG